One window of the Lactobacillus sp. PV034 genome contains the following:
- a CDS encoding DUF3232 domain-containing protein: MSEEVLEKVNKLKEADKIAFNLEQVEDKKLALRQLGQVLNEAGLVQVGAAEAEIITVYQQNVEQRLQDYLKSTHEEADKLVLNEAVLAHYQKADSEDAELVQSYKENLITYSLIVLTFANEVNALRASKNGSEYREAFERLDRHRTNVHDACLFDIKVINQMALQDGVGQFVVTELTKPNRTDYGAAIVKLCYRGMVAQLKD, translated from the coding sequence ATGAGTGAAGAAGTATTAGAAAAAGTAAATAAACTTAAAGAAGCAGATAAAATTGCCTTTAATTTAGAGCAAGTAGAAGATAAAAAGCTCGCTCTGCGCCAACTTGGGCAAGTATTAAATGAGGCAGGACTGGTGCAAGTCGGTGCGGCAGAAGCCGAGATTATTACTGTTTATCAGCAAAATGTTGAGCAAAGATTACAAGATTACTTAAAAAGCACTCATGAAGAAGCAGACAAGCTAGTTCTCAATGAGGCGGTACTGGCGCACTACCAAAAAGCAGACTCCGAAGATGCCGAGCTGGTACAATCATATAAAGAAAATTTGATTACCTACAGTTTGATCGTGCTAACATTTGCCAATGAAGTGAATGCCTTACGCGCTAGCAAAAATGGGTCAGAATACCGTGAGGCATTTGAGCGACTTGATCGTCATCGTACCAATGTCCATGATGCTTGTCTTTTTGATATTAAGGTGATTAATCAAATGGCGCTGCAAGATGGTGTTGGGCAATTCGTGGTAACTGAGCTAACGAAGCCTAACAGGACTGACTATGGGGCAGCGATTGTTAAGTTGTGCTATCGAGGGATGGTGGCGCAGTTGAAGGATTAA
- a CDS encoding sensor histidine kinase, whose amino-acid sequence MIQKFRWHFIFLSIASLFLVLIFTLGGLLVITYHQSSSEEQRVLTALVKNDGGLTPQNAKPVLGQQNNVIDSNFLSGPFNPETVFQYHYFTVEVGPEGEFTLQNNAARNKIDQDQVFSKSKQILAKNIKSGRVYFDKNIYAFRKSKTEDGQKIIIFLNETLIFNRYFTLLRVSLYLGSFALLVFALVLILLSGRAIKPITETYKKQKEFITNAGHELKTPLAIISANTEMQEMLGNDSEWLESTKDQVNRLQTLINRLIEVARTREKRDLTLSRINFSKVVTKSAASFKSIMEQKHLHYDVEVTPDLYVNAELHSLTEIVNVLLDNAAKYCDSDGNVSVSLQKSRLGKTAVLKVANTFANGKRVDYRRFFDRFYRGDTSHNSEKKGFGIGLAMIHDMVQLFGGKITVHWKDGVIYFNVNLKLVK is encoded by the coding sequence ATGATACAAAAATTCCGCTGGCATTTTATTTTTCTTTCAATTGCTTCACTCTTTTTAGTGTTAATTTTTACCTTGGGTGGCTTGCTAGTGATTACCTACCATCAAAGTAGTAGCGAAGAACAACGCGTACTTACTGCCTTAGTAAAAAATGATGGTGGCCTCACTCCACAAAATGCGAAGCCAGTGCTAGGTCAGCAAAATAATGTCATTGATAGTAATTTTTTAAGTGGACCCTTTAACCCAGAAACAGTCTTTCAATACCACTATTTCACGGTTGAAGTGGGACCTGAAGGTGAGTTTACCCTCCAAAATAATGCAGCACGTAATAAGATCGATCAAGACCAAGTTTTTAGCAAGAGTAAGCAAATTCTAGCTAAGAACATCAAGAGTGGTAGGGTTTACTTTGATAAGAATATTTATGCCTTTCGTAAGAGTAAAACTGAAGACGGACAAAAGATCATTATCTTTCTGAATGAAACTTTGATTTTTAACCGTTACTTCACCCTCTTAAGAGTGAGCTTATATCTTGGAAGTTTTGCCTTGCTAGTATTTGCATTGGTGCTAATTTTACTATCAGGGCGAGCAATTAAACCAATTACTGAAACTTATAAAAAGCAAAAGGAATTCATTACTAATGCCGGCCACGAATTAAAGACCCCGCTAGCAATTATCTCGGCTAATACGGAAATGCAGGAGATGCTGGGGAATGATTCAGAATGGCTGGAAAGTACTAAAGACCAGGTTAACCGCCTGCAGACTTTGATCAACCGCTTAATTGAAGTTGCCCGTACACGTGAAAAACGGGATTTGACGTTGAGTCGGATTAATTTTTCCAAAGTTGTGACTAAGAGTGCTGCCAGCTTTAAGTCAATTATGGAACAAAAACATCTCCATTATGATGTTGAAGTTACGCCCGATCTTTATGTTAATGCCGAGCTTCATTCTTTAACTGAAATTGTTAATGTCTTGTTAGATAATGCGGCCAAATATTGTGATTCCGATGGCAATGTTAGTGTCAGCTTGCAAAAGAGTCGGTTAGGTAAAACAGCAGTTTTGAAGGTAGCTAATACTTTTGCTAATGGTAAAAGAGTTGATTATCGTCGCTTTTTTGATCGCTTCTATCGCGGCGATACGTCACATAATTCAGAAAAGAAGGGCTTTGGAATTGGTTTGGCCATGATTCATGATATGGTGCAACTTTTTGGTGGAAAGATTACCGTGCACTGGAAAGATGGCGTGATTTATTTCAACGTTAATTTGAAGCTGGTGAAGTAG
- a CDS encoding XRE family transcriptional regulator, whose protein sequence is MSNINFNDYLNEQLKDPKFKVEFDTESAKLESAIALANLKNVGN, encoded by the coding sequence ATGAGTAATATTAACTTTAACGATTATTTAAATGAACAATTAAAAGATCCAAAATTTAAAGTCGAGTTCGATACTGAAAGTGCTAAATTAGAAAGTGCAATTGCTCTAGCTAATCTAAAAAATGTCGGTAACTGA
- a CDS encoding toxin MazF produces MNNKIATAYVRFIQLPGGKRRPIYILREDETKIYFWDITTKFQNKSKKIKKHYFEIKEYALTGLKRHSWIDTYQIYSITKSSTRIQYIGELSDNDTNRLVKFLSNKDAE; encoded by the coding sequence ATGAATAATAAGATTGCCACTGCATACGTTCGCTTTATTCAACTTCCCGGAGGTAAGAGGAGACCTATTTACATTCTTAGAGAAGACGAAACAAAAATTTACTTTTGGGATATCACTACAAAATTTCAGAATAAATCTAAAAAAATAAAAAAGCATTATTTTGAAATAAAGGAATATGCTTTGACAGGTTTAAAAAGACATTCTTGGATTGATACTTATCAAATTTATAGCATTACCAAAAGTTCTACACGAATTCAATATATCGGCGAGTTAAGTGACAATGATACAAATCGATTGGTTAAATTTTTAAGCAATAAAGATGCAGAATAA
- a CDS encoding zinc ribbon domain-containing protein: MKICPNCQAQVEDDVKFCTHCGYKFANNAANQAVQTVVNNQPPVSPNYNQATNVNPQPQPQSQPAQPQSQITNQISNAVHNFDAHNLWQWFVDSWKHPLGEQKAPKWYGIVTFIVEDILFALGSMLIANAAMSSATFGMFSGNSDTNGAFIQVFLFLILLTLGSILASFIASKFVYSQTIGFWDYVNRIAQIDNLSAIFMIVAFIGALIKSDGLFAFLVILAGIFFELAVFVPVLADKNAKRDKFYGLIIGVVIQLIIAGILFSVFKQSIQSQLQNSVLHLF; the protein is encoded by the coding sequence ATGAAAATATGTCCAAACTGTCAAGCTCAAGTTGAAGATGACGTAAAGTTTTGTACTCATTGTGGTTACAAGTTTGCTAATAATGCTGCTAATCAAGCTGTGCAAACTGTTGTAAATAATCAACCACCTGTGTCACCTAACTATAATCAAGCAACCAATGTTAATCCACAACCCCAACCTCAATCACAACCGGCCCAGCCTCAAAGTCAAATTACTAATCAGATTAGTAATGCAGTTCATAACTTTGATGCTCATAACCTTTGGCAATGGTTTGTTGATTCTTGGAAACACCCACTTGGTGAACAAAAAGCACCTAAGTGGTATGGGATTGTAACCTTTATTGTAGAGGACATTTTGTTTGCTCTGGGTTCAATGCTTATTGCAAATGCGGCTATGAGTAGTGCAACTTTTGGCATGTTCTCGGGTAATAGTGATACTAATGGTGCCTTTATCCAAGTATTTTTGTTCTTAATCTTATTAACCTTGGGTAGTATCCTCGCTTCATTTATTGCCAGCAAGTTTGTTTATAGTCAGACTATAGGCTTTTGGGACTATGTTAATCGCATCGCCCAAATTGATAATTTAAGTGCAATCTTTATGATTGTTGCCTTTATTGGCGCACTCATAAAAAGTGATGGACTCTTTGCTTTCTTAGTTATTTTAGCTGGAATATTCTTTGAATTAGCTGTCTTTGTGCCAGTTTTAGCAGATAAGAATGCTAAGCGCGATAAGTTCTATGGCTTGATTATTGGGGTAGTAATTCAATTAATTATTGCTGGAATTTTATTCTCTGTTTTTAAACAAAGTATTCAAAGTCAATTACAAAACTCAGTCCTACACTTGTTCTGA
- a CDS encoding XRE family transcriptional regulator — protein MKKVLSIITESFYSKVERGVHSIDADTLINILAAHHFDILHFFSLIISQNTAGEPNYELINEISFAQNKKDLARLDEIKAELERRDEVDFNIKSRLQIAYAWVLHSNKLVSPEIKNKIKSKILHADWNRYAYHSLSQIVVLLDVDEAFELYQSAFKAFKRNQKFDTLSLQFICLASINFLNCCYHQNAEQKYIEPVIEFLRTLPVDPVIGFYQVLATYYETLFAQDLEKLKWITLVIKQSGYLSTIVDTLPEEIKNELKK, from the coding sequence TTGAAAAAAGTTTTATCAATTATAACGGAGTCATTCTATTCTAAAGTTGAGCGTGGGGTCCACTCAATTGATGCCGACACCTTAATTAATATTTTGGCTGCCCACCACTTTGACATTTTGCACTTTTTTAGCCTCATTATTAGTCAGAATACCGCGGGTGAACCTAATTATGAGTTAATTAATGAGATTAGTTTTGCCCAGAATAAAAAAGACCTTGCTAGACTTGACGAGATCAAGGCTGAGCTTGAGCGTCGAGATGAGGTCGATTTTAATATTAAGTCACGCTTGCAAATTGCCTATGCCTGGGTGCTTCATTCGAATAAGTTAGTTTCTCCTGAGATTAAGAATAAGATTAAGTCGAAGATTTTACATGCTGACTGGAATCGCTATGCTTACCATAGTTTGAGCCAGATTGTGGTATTGCTAGATGTGGATGAAGCATTTGAATTATATCAATCTGCCTTTAAGGCTTTTAAGCGGAACCAAAAGTTCGATACTTTATCACTACAATTTATTTGTTTGGCGTCAATTAACTTTTTGAATTGTTGTTACCACCAAAATGCGGAACAAAAATATATTGAGCCCGTGATTGAATTTTTGCGGACGTTGCCGGTTGATCCTGTGATTGGTTTTTACCAAGTACTGGCGACATATTATGAAACTTTGTTTGCCCAAGATCTGGAGAAGTTGAAGTGGATTACGTTGGTGATTAAACAAAGTGGTTATTTGTCTACTATTGTGGATACTTTGCCAGAGGAAATAAAAAATGAGTTAAAAAAATAG
- a CDS encoding helix-turn-helix domain-containing protein, protein MKIGVRLKNIRKFLGLTQLQFSAGVVTESFYSRVENGRSNISMSKLIELLNYHHVSLYDFFEPAFKGNIEQQAVLAFLDRDVKRLEHYQPINDKQETAIQLMLNILWGGKSGF, encoded by the coding sequence TTGAAGATAGGGGTACGCTTAAAAAATATTAGGAAGTTTTTGGGCTTAACTCAATTGCAATTTAGTGCTGGAGTTGTGACTGAATCATTTTATTCCCGCGTTGAGAATGGTCGTAGCAATATCAGTATGTCGAAGTTGATTGAGCTTTTGAATTATCATCATGTGTCCTTATATGATTTTTTTGAGCCAGCTTTTAAGGGCAATATTGAGCAGCAAGCAGTCCTGGCCTTTCTTGATCGTGATGTTAAACGCCTGGAACATTATCAGCCAATTAATGATAAACAAGAAACGGCAATTCAGTTGATGCTGAACATTTTATGGGGGGGTAAATCAGGCTTCTAA
- a CDS encoding SEC10/PgrA surface exclusion domain-containing protein: MFNKKLQKFSIRKLTVGAASVLIGISFVSMRDNNTVHAADMPVATTAQTSSASSAIEAAQAHVNSAQTNLNKAQSNLNDAQQKAAQADKAYEEQAYKEGDAAQKATVMKKALDTATSKVADAQKAVDNANKPGVKEAAKKNVADNEAKLKQAQSDEQLAQLRANNAKHNIADATQDVNSKQSNVNAKQADKNKADADVKAAQDALKGTGVEEASKALSDANNKVSQDQTNLKNADKAVDQATQDKNKSDKNLADVQSVVDKANKDQQNAQTDYEAKKQASDEANKPVVEKQNEKDQLQKQLDDLKDKSKNNIVISDVDRFKQAYAYAMQHDEMMSDADAAWSKEENSKNHFISSEADKKEIVDPGHLTDAQVEELSLFISDLESKVRAQLGFGPDQVTKGSIEFVKAIAQRYAQDYDDGSWKPGWHDATGINDVSKEFGLDSNESSDRNVWQNYEDLGEHYSYYFKDKSVTMDQLKEEAYSTLLDMILPASEGNVAPGESGFEMGHTRGVINIKYDENSNKVVDQLTPSPLVNAQVYYANKNLENYKTNLQKYQNLLENGPVKSDTIYTTTYEVVSADRDGGNVNQGTTFIVEISVKDGKSTIDVLENNSWKTVSEDELKTILPRFIKNCEDTIPQLEQEANKYDKLAQEDLKNRSISSATSFSFHSPFSDDEYGSYKYLDVHFINVNPDDIEDTSKFSTEIIPSYEDQIANVTKQLETANQELVDLQAAAKSKNDATAQAKQVLDKAQNAVQASQQTLNNAQIVNNNAQNLLSKAQKTQAQLQNKLSNDQNDQKAKQAVYDKLTVDQKQKADILNASLAAQTKAANALKDAQNALASAQSELDKAKQVQSNLNNDVSAKTKVVQEAQTALNKAKQYLANLNNAPQMLAVALSSQKQAQSDYDNAKKDADKEAQKLKNLTPAKDAADEAVAKAETGVKDAQQELSNAESELASAQSAYEASQIPVTNNSNSKETPMTGVAHIKNSITLVNGKGEAVSQTINAETNYKVFAKKTINGKTYYRLGTDNQWVVEDAVSSITDGVPAKSNTEESFAAHGYIPVLKSHPTWKIALVDGNGNYTGQYLPTNTKWKVFAKKTINGQTYYRLGTDQQWIPANFLQVKKTGVVKANPVKNHPTWKIALLNQNGEYTGKFVKPNTSWKVLDVEFINGRMMARIGNQAQWIPMDYVAWVK; encoded by the coding sequence ATGTTTAATAAAAAATTACAAAAATTCTCAATTAGAAAATTAACTGTTGGTGCTGCTTCAGTACTGATTGGTATTTCATTTGTCTCGATGAGAGATAACAATACTGTACATGCTGCAGATATGCCAGTGGCTACTACTGCACAAACTAGTTCAGCATCAAGTGCAATCGAAGCTGCACAAGCTCATGTTAATAGTGCTCAAACTAATCTTAATAAGGCTCAAAGCAATTTAAATGATGCACAACAAAAGGCTGCTCAAGCTGATAAAGCTTATGAAGAACAAGCCTATAAAGAAGGCGATGCTGCTCAGAAAGCAACTGTCATGAAGAAAGCGTTAGATACAGCTACTAGTAAAGTGGCTGATGCTCAAAAAGCGGTCGATAACGCTAATAAACCAGGTGTAAAAGAAGCTGCAAAGAAAAATGTTGCAGATAATGAAGCTAAGTTAAAGCAAGCACAAAGTGATGAGCAATTAGCTCAACTTAGAGCTAATAATGCAAAACATAACATTGCGGATGCTACTCAAGATGTAAATTCTAAACAGAGTAATGTTAATGCAAAACAAGCTGATAAGAATAAAGCTGATGCAGATGTAAAAGCAGCTCAAGATGCATTAAAAGGTACTGGTGTTGAAGAAGCAAGTAAGGCCTTAAGTGATGCTAATAATAAAGTTAGCCAAGACCAAACTAATCTTAAAAATGCTGATAAAGCAGTTGATCAAGCAACTCAAGATAAAAATAAGAGTGACAAGAATTTAGCGGATGTACAAAGTGTTGTAGATAAGGCTAATAAAGATCAACAAAATGCCCAAACTGATTATGAAGCTAAGAAGCAAGCTAGTGATGAAGCAAATAAACCAGTTGTTGAAAAACAAAATGAAAAAGATCAACTTCAAAAACAATTGGATGATTTGAAGGATAAGTCAAAGAATAATATTGTTATTTCTGATGTTGATCGCTTTAAGCAAGCATATGCTTATGCAATGCAACATGATGAAATGATGTCTGATGCGGATGCAGCATGGTCTAAGGAAGAAAACAGCAAAAATCATTTTATTTCATCAGAAGCTGATAAGAAAGAAATTGTTGATCCTGGTCATTTAACTGATGCTCAAGTTGAGGAATTATCATTATTTATCAGTGATTTGGAAAGTAAGGTTCGTGCACAATTAGGATTTGGACCAGATCAAGTAACAAAAGGATCAATTGAATTTGTTAAGGCAATTGCGCAAAGATATGCTCAAGATTATGATGATGGATCTTGGAAGCCGGGATGGCATGATGCAACTGGAATCAATGATGTATCAAAAGAGTTTGGATTAGATTCTAACGAGAGCTCAGATCGTAATGTATGGCAAAATTATGAAGATTTAGGAGAACACTATTCTTATTACTTTAAAGATAAATCGGTTACTATGGATCAATTAAAAGAAGAGGCTTATAGTACATTGTTAGATATGATTTTGCCTGCAAGTGAAGGAAATGTTGCTCCTGGAGAATCTGGATTTGAAATGGGTCATACTCGTGGAGTAATAAATATCAAATATGATGAAAATAGTAATAAGGTAGTTGATCAATTAACTCCAAGTCCTCTGGTTAATGCACAAGTGTACTATGCAAATAAAAATTTAGAAAATTACAAGACCAATTTGCAAAAGTATCAAAATTTATTAGAAAATGGTCCTGTAAAATCTGATACCATTTATACTACAACATATGAAGTTGTTAGTGCCGATCGTGATGGAGGTAATGTTAATCAAGGAACTACATTTATAGTTGAAATAAGTGTTAAGGATGGCAAGTCCACTATTGATGTTTTAGAAAATAATAGTTGGAAAACAGTATCAGAAGATGAATTAAAAACTATTTTGCCTCGTTTCATTAAAAACTGTGAAGATACTATTCCACAGCTTGAACAAGAAGCAAATAAATACGATAAATTAGCACAAGAAGATTTAAAGAATAGAAGTATCAGCTCTGCTACAAGTTTTAGTTTTCATTCACCGTTCAGTGATGATGAGTATGGCAGTTATAAATATTTAGATGTACACTTTATAAATGTAAATCCAGATGATATTGAAGATACTTCAAAATTTAGTACTGAAATTATTCCATCTTATGAAGATCAAATTGCAAATGTTACCAAACAGTTGGAAACAGCAAATCAAGAATTAGTTGACTTACAAGCTGCTGCAAAGTCAAAGAATGATGCTACCGCTCAAGCAAAACAAGTATTGGATAAAGCTCAAAATGCAGTCCAAGCTTCACAACAAACTTTGAACAATGCACAAATTGTAAATAATAATGCACAAAATCTTTTAAGTAAAGCTCAAAAGACTCAAGCTCAACTTCAAAATAAATTATCTAATGATCAAAATGATCAAAAGGCAAAACAAGCTGTCTATGATAAGTTAACTGTTGATCAAAAGCAAAAGGCAGATATTTTAAATGCTAGTCTTGCAGCTCAGACCAAAGCAGCAAATGCACTTAAGGATGCTCAAAATGCTTTAGCATCAGCACAAAGTGAGTTAGATAAAGCTAAGCAAGTTCAAAGCAACTTAAATAATGATGTATCTGCGAAGACTAAGGTTGTTCAAGAAGCTCAAACAGCTCTAAATAAGGCTAAACAATATCTGGCTAACCTAAATAATGCACCACAAATGTTAGCTGTAGCATTAAGTAGTCAAAAACAAGCTCAAAGTGACTACGATAATGCTAAAAAAGATGCAGATAAAGAAGCTCAAAAACTTAAGAACTTAACTCCAGCAAAAGATGCAGCAGATGAAGCTGTTGCTAAAGCTGAAACTGGAGTAAAAGATGCTCAACAAGAATTAAGCAACGCTGAGAGTGAATTAGCTTCTGCTCAAAGCGCTTATGAAGCATCTCAAATTCCAGTAACTAATAATTCTAATAGCAAAGAAACTCCAATGACTGGTGTTGCTCACATTAAGAACAGCATTACTTTAGTAAATGGTAAGGGTGAAGCAGTTTCTCAAACTATTAATGCTGAAACTAACTACAAGGTATTTGCTAAGAAGACTATCAATGGTAAGACTTACTACAGATTAGGTACTGATAATCAATGGGTTGTTGAAGATGCTGTTTCTTCAATTACTGATGGTGTACCTGCCAAATCTAATACAGAAGAGTCATTTGCAGCTCATGGCTATATTCCTGTATTGAAGAGTCACCCAACATGGAAGATTGCACTTGTAGATGGTAATGGTAATTACACTGGTCAGTACTTACCAACTAACACTAAGTGGAAGGTATTTGCTAAGAAGACTATCAATGGTCAAACATACTACAGATTAGGTACTGACCAACAATGGATTCCAGCAAACTTCTTACAAGTTAAGAAGACTGGTGTGGTAAAAGCTAACCCAGTAAAGAACCACCCAACATGGAAGATTGCATTGCTTAACCAAAATGGTGAATATACTGGTAAATTTGTAAAGCCAAATACTAGCTGGAAAGTCTTAGATGTTGAATTCATCAATGGACGTATGATGGCTAGAATCGGTAACCAAGCACAATGGATTCCAATGGATTACGTTGCTTGGGTGAAGTAA
- a CDS encoding type II toxin-antitoxin system RelB/DinJ family antitoxin: MSSNSTTKKRIQVQVDHGIVEEGNAILKKLGLTPTTAITMFYKRLIAEDGLPFSTTLTEREKDELQIQKMTQNLPTVDLDNPENLKEWLEKDE; the protein is encoded by the coding sequence ATGAGTTCTAATTCTACTACTAAAAAAAGAATACAAGTTCAAGTTGATCATGGCATTGTAGAAGAAGGAAATGCAATTTTAAAAAAGTTAGGGTTAACTCCTACTACCGCAATTACAATGTTTTACAAACGGTTAATTGCTGAAGATGGCTTACCATTTTCAACAACACTAACAGAGCGGGAAAAAGATGAACTGCAAATTCAAAAAATGACACAAAACTTACCTACTGTAGATTTAGACAATCCCGAAAACTTAAAAGAATGGCTTGAAAAAGATGAATAA
- a CDS encoding LPXTG cell wall anchor domain-containing protein, whose product MSIKKNSICKIALSAALVLGGTSLISAHTSSTVHADVVDFWGPEGPLWGDTIGGNEASSTSDSTESTSQNDTQASDSSNQEAAQTSDASESTQASDNSANEVNSNSESTTAAASNDAATTNAATDTHAVASTKSATPNATDSTTMTELPQTGAKANAGILAGLGSLLSLVGLFGIRKKLN is encoded by the coding sequence ATGTCTATCAAGAAAAATAGTATTTGTAAAATTGCCCTTAGTGCAGCTTTAGTTTTAGGTGGAACTTCATTAATTTCTGCTCATACTAGTTCTACTGTACATGCTGATGTGGTTGATTTTTGGGGTCCAGAAGGTCCACTTTGGGGAGATACAATTGGTGGAAATGAAGCCAGCTCAACAAGTGATTCAACTGAATCAACTAGTCAAAATGATACACAAGCAAGCGATTCAAGTAATCAAGAAGCAGCACAAACAAGTGATGCAAGTGAATCAACCCAAGCAAGTGACAATTCAGCTAATGAAGTAAATTCTAATAGTGAAAGTACAACAGCAGCTGCAAGTAACGATGCAGCCACTACCAATGCTGCAACTGATACTCACGCTGTAGCAAGTACCAAGAGTGCTACTCCAAATGCAACTGATTCAACTACTATGACTGAATTACCACAAACTGGTGCAAAGGCAAATGCAGGAATTTTAGCTGGTTTAGGAAGTCTTTTATCATTAGTCGGATTATTTGGAATTCGTAAGAAGTTAAACTAA
- a CDS encoding AbiH family protein, which yields MKENTDVEWNSIEEIIYEVIRVVFEENKELNLEFQNEEDREWISQLIRYIFSESRGLENSVIKDLEQFEENFGKYISNELNNKYYSNVAVLINKLVKDNIDKEISLDVLNFNYSINQQDAEAIIKRINRVSLNSWRNIHGTARYFGEEMKPIFGIDMHDILENENASYSGELSEQNYNFNKLPFNDSKVIFTKFFRLLFGNKDNSNIALNKFSSNIDKIIFYGHSLSHADYSYFESIFDMYDIYNIHSKVELDFYYHHVHNPQNSKKLNTENINSRRSSVKNIVNLLTSYGQTLGKENHGENIVNRLILEQRLHVLESPK from the coding sequence TTGAAAGAAAATACTGATGTTGAATGGAATAGTATCGAAGAGATTATCTATGAAGTTATTAGAGTTGTTTTTGAGGAAAACAAGGAATTAAACTTAGAATTTCAGAATGAAGAAGATAGAGAATGGATTTCTCAATTAATAAGATATATATTTAGTGAGTCAAGAGGTCTAGAAAATAGTGTAATAAAAGATCTTGAGCAATTTGAAGAAAATTTTGGAAAATATATTTCTAATGAGTTAAACAATAAATATTATTCTAATGTTGCTGTACTAATTAATAAATTAGTAAAAGACAATATAGATAAAGAAATAAGTTTAGATGTCTTAAATTTTAATTATTCCATAAATCAACAAGATGCTGAGGCAATTATTAAAAGAATTAATAGGGTTTCTTTAAATAGTTGGAGAAATATTCATGGAACTGCAAGATATTTTGGTGAAGAAATGAAACCTATCTTTGGAATTGATATGCATGATATTTTAGAGAACGAAAATGCAAGTTATTCTGGTGAATTATCAGAACAAAACTATAATTTTAATAAGCTTCCATTTAATGATTCGAAGGTTATTTTTACAAAATTTTTTAGATTATTATTTGGTAATAAAGATAATTCAAATATTGCTTTAAATAAATTTTCTTCTAATATTGATAAAATAATATTTTATGGTCATTCACTAAGCCATGCTGATTATTCTTATTTTGAATCAATTTTTGATATGTATGATATTTATAATATACATAGTAAAGTTGAATTAGACTTTTATTATCATCACGTTCATAATCCTCAAAATTCAAAAAAATTAAATACAGAAAATATAAATAGTAGACGAAGTAGTGTGAAGAATATTGTTAATTTATTAACATCGTATGGTCAAACTTTAGGAAAAGAGAACCATGGAGAAAATATAGTAAATCGGCTTATATTAGAACAACGATTGCATGTATTGGAAAGTCCAAAATAG